From the genome of Vicia villosa cultivar HV-30 ecotype Madison, WI linkage group LG2, Vvil1.0, whole genome shotgun sequence, one region includes:
- the LOC131646637 gene encoding probable rRNA-processing protein EBP2 homolog encodes MVVPFVNDDPMIDDETEDLDEVPSDSDSEEDVKLAEPSKTAVNNREAILDKLGDISWPENVDWKHKLSIDIDQEQEVDVNDDLARELSFYTQALEGTRQAFEKLESMGLPFLRPADYYAEMVKADSHMEKVKSRLLEEKKKMEEADERRKAREAKRLSKEIQSQKLKERAKQKKDDIESVKKWRKQRQQSGFADGGDGPDKALGFEDGKVFERSKKKRPGVLPGDRSGGKAKQAFGKGKTQKKRDTKNSKFGFGGRKGSKKQNTADTTNDFGGFSKGAGAGNKKRKR; translated from the coding sequence ATGGTGGTGCCTTTTGTTAATGATGATCCAATGATTGACGATGAAACTGAAGATTTGGATGAGGTACCGTCAGATTCAGATTCAGAAGAAGATGTCAAATTAGCTGAACCGTCAAAAACTGCAGTGAACAATAGAGAAGCGATATTAGATAAACTTGGAGACATAAGCTGGCCAGAGAATGTGGATTGGAAGCACAAGCTCTCCATTGATATTGATCAAGAGCAGGAAGTAGAtgtgaatgatgatttggctcGAGAGCTATCGTTTTACACACAGGCATTGGAGGGAACTAGACAAGCCTTTGAGAAGCTTGAGTCAATGGGGCTCCCTTTCTTGAGACCTGCCGATTATTATGCTGAAATGGTGAAGGCAGATAGTCACATGGAAAAGGTGAAAAGTCGGCTattagaagagaagaagaagatggaagaggCTGATGAGAGAAGAAAGGCTAGGGAAGCGAAGAGATTGTCCAAAGAGATTCAGTCACAGAAGTTGAAAGAAAGGGCCAAGCAGAAAAAGGACGACATTGAATCTGTTAAGAAGTGGAGGAAGCAGAGACAACAGAGCGGGTTTGCTGACGGAGGCGACGGTCCAGATAAGGCTTTGGGTTTTGAAGATGGAAAAGTGTTTGAGAGGTCAAAGAAGAAAAGGCCCGGAGTGTTGCCAGGGGATCGATCAGGAGGTAAGGCAAAGCAAGCCTTTGGAAAGGGAAAGACGCAGAAGAAAAGAGATACTAAGAACTCCAAATTTGGTTTTGGAGGCCGGAAGGGATCGAAGAAGCAGAATACAGCTGACACAACTAATGATTTTGGTGGATTCAGTAAGGGTGCTGGTGCTGGAAACAAGAAGAGGAAGAGATAA
- the LOC131651821 gene encoding protein IWS1 homolog 1-like — protein MGYEDNPYRDEDGEPLMDYDDVQSDGEATPEPQQLDDFEEEDVDDWRGRERSQTPVHDADSSKSKPRKRLIKKSDTGKQSGKLSVAPELEDELEEDGYPAMDDEGEGRKRKKEKESGSGKKEKRLKGEKRYGESSGGKSGSRFGGSKKGFAGKAGNDHEGEVKEMWDTIAGGDSEDDHEGNRNMDDDNFIDDTGVEPALYGYDEPRSPGDAPQAEEGEEDDEVKDLFKVGRKKKKNERSPAEIALLVENVMAELEITAEEDAELNRQFKPAINKLKKLPLLQEVLSKKQLQLEFLDHGVLTLLKNWLEPLPDGSLPNINIRTAILKILNDFPIDLEHFDRREQLKRSGLGKVIMFLSRSDEEINVNRKLAKDLVDKWSRPIFNKSTRFEDMRNVEDDRAPYRRPSVKKPANKAAGMESRDGDLDLDLSQPRAGQSSSRQHASRPEATPLDFVIRPQSKIDPDEIRARAKQGSQDQHRMKMNKKLQQLRAPKKKQLQATKLSVEGRGMVKYF, from the exons ATGGGTTACGAAGACAATCC GTATCGCGATGAAGACGGCGAACCGTTGATGGACTACGACGATGTACAATCTGACGGCGAAGCGACACCGGAGCCGCAACAGCTTGACGATTTCGAGGAGGAAGATGTCGACGATTGGCGTGGTAGAGAGAGGTCGCAAACTCCGGTCCATGATGCCGATTCGTCGAAATCGAAGCCGAGGAAGAGGCTGATTAAAAAGAGTGATACCGGGAAACAGTCGGGGAAGCTCTCGGTTGCACCGGAGCTTGAAGATGAGTTGGAGGAGGACGGTTATCCGGCGATGGATGATGAGGGGGAagggaggaagaggaagaaagagAAGGAGAGTGGATCTGGGAAGAAGGAAAAGAGGCTGAAAGGGGAAAAGAGGTATGGTGAAAGTAGCGGTGGAAAGAGTGGGTCTAGATTTGGGGGTTCAAAGAAAGGGTTTGCTGGGAAGGCTGGGAATGATCATGAGGGTGAAGTTAAGGAGATGTGGGATACAATTGCTGGAGGGGATTCTGAG GATGATCATGAGGGTAACAGGAATATGGATGATGATAACTTTATAGATGACACTGGAGTAGAACCTGCTTTATATGGTTATGATGAACCACGATCTCCTGGTGATGCTCCTCAG GCAGAGGAAGGTGAGGAGGATGATGAAGTTAAGGATCTTTTCAAAGTGGGtaggaaaaagaagaagaatgagaGGAGTCCTGCAGAAATCGCTTTATTAGTTGAGAATGTCATGGCTGAGCTTGAGATTACTGCAGAAGAGGATGCTGAACTGAATAGACAGTTTAAGCCCGCTATTAATAAACTCAAGAAGTTGCCTCTTCTCCAAGAAGTCCTCTCGAA GAAGCAGCTTCAACTTGAGTTTTTAGATCATGGAGTGCTTACTTTATTGAAGAATTGGCTTGAGCCACTTCCTGATGGAAGTCTGCCTAACATTAACATAAGGACAGCAATTTTGAAGATTTTGAATGAT TTTCCCATAGACCTAGAGCATTTTGATAGAAGAGAACAGCTGAAGAGGAGTGGTCTTGGAAAG GTGATTATGTTTTTATCAAGGTCCGACGAAGAAATCAATGTAAATAGGAAATTAGCCAAAGATTTGGTTGATAAATGG AGCCGACCTATTTTTAATAAAAGTACTCGGTTTGAAGACATGCGAAATGTTGAGGATGACAGGGCTCCATACAGGAGGCCATCAGTTAAAAA GCCAGCAAATAAAGCTGCAGGGATGGAATCTAGAGATGGCGATCTTGATTTGGATCTTTCACA GCCTAGGGCTGGACAGTCATCTTCCCGGCAACATGCATCAAGGCCAGAAGCAACACCTTTGGATTTTGTGATCCGCCCCCAATCTAAAATTGACCCTGATGAAATTAGAGCCCGTGCAAAACAAGGTTCACAAGACCAGCATCGAATGAAG ATGAATAAGAAATTGCAGCAGTTGAGGGCTCCAAAAAAGAAGCAGCTTCAGGCTACAAAACTGAGTGTGGAAGGTCGTGGTATGGTCAAGTACTTTTAA